Below is a window of Photobacterium atrarenae DNA.
GGAGTCTTCCTGACCCACAACGGCGGGATCGGCGAGACTGTGTAAAATACTGGCCCGGTAGGCCTGACGCTGGGTACTCATATTACTTCTTCCTTGCAATTGCTGGCCTTGAGCGGTTGAACGTACTGACGTTTAGGCGATTTTTGCTTCCTGCGGGTGGCCGGTCTCTGGCCCCGTTTCATTGTCCGATTGCGGGCGCTTTTCTTCAAGCGGTTGTCCCTGATAGTGGGCGATCAGTTCCCCGGCGACGGAGACCGCAATCTCTGCCGGGTGTTTGCCGTTCACCATGCTGATCCCAATCGGGCAGATCATGGAATGAATTTGTGACTCACTGTAGCCCCGCTGGGCTAATCGCATATCGAACTTTTTCCGTTTGGTCAGCGAGCCAATCAGCCCGAAATAGCGGCTGTCGGCACGATCAATAATTGCTCTGGCTAAATCAAAGTCTAGTTGGTGATTGTGCGTCATCACCAGGTAGTAACTGTTGGGCGGCTGTTGCGACACGTCACCGACGGGATCGTCCGAAACTACTTTTCTCACGCCTTGCGGCAGGGTGTCCGGAAACTCTTCGGCACGGGAATCAATCCAGGTGATGCGAAATGGCAGGCTCGCCAGGATCGGCACTAGGGCTTTGGCCACGTGTCCGGCCCCGAACAGCACCAGGCGTTTTTCCTGAGTGCCGATGGGTTCAAAGCTGAGCGTCGCCATGCCGCCGCAGCACTGTCCGAGCCGCGCCCCGAGATTGAAGCGCTCAATCTTCAGCGAGGCGGCATCAGCCAGCAGCATTTCACGGGCCTGCTGGGTGGCGACATGCTCTAAGTGGCCGCCACCGATGGTGGCGATGATCCGATCGCGCGTCACCAGCATTTTGGTCCCGGCATCGCGGGGCACGGAGCCCCGATCTTCCAGTACCGTGACGATGACGCAGGGCTCACAGTTCGCCTCACACTTTGCCAGTTCGTGAATCCAGTTATCCTTAAACATGGTGATCCCCTTTTTGTTCTATCGGCTGCGGTGGTTGGCCGCAGCCTTAGTGTTACGTTCGCATTCCGCTCAGTCGTTCTGGTATGAGCCGGATTGCCCCGCTATGGTTTCATGCCGCCACGGTTTCATCCTGGTTGGCGTCGCTCGGTTGGGGGACGCCGTTGCTGACAGCCTGAATCGCCATCAGCACCCGCTCCGGTGTGGCCGGGGTGTCGAGTTTCGGAATTGCACCCTCGACGGCCACTGAGGCAATCGCGTCTTTGAGCGCACTCCAGACCGACATCCCCAGCATGAACGGCGGCTCACCGACCGCTTTGGAATGGAACACGGTGTCTTCCGGATTGCTGCGGTTTTCCAGCAGGTGAGTGCGAAAATCAATCGGCATATCGGCAATCGCCGGGATCTTGTAGCTGGCCGGGCCGTTGGTCATCAGGCGAC
It encodes the following:
- the xdhC gene encoding xanthine dehydrogenase accessory protein XdhC, with protein sequence MFKDNWIHELAKCEANCEPCVIVTVLEDRGSVPRDAGTKMLVTRDRIIATIGGGHLEHVATQQAREMLLADAASLKIERFNLGARLGQCCGGMATLSFEPIGTQEKRLVLFGAGHVAKALVPILASLPFRITWIDSRAEEFPDTLPQGVRKVVSDDPVGDVSQQPPNSYYLVMTHNHQLDFDLARAIIDRADSRYFGLIGSLTKRKKFDMRLAQRGYSESQIHSMICPIGISMVNGKHPAEIAVSVAGELIAHYQGQPLEEKRPQSDNETGPETGHPQEAKIA